In one Prosthecochloris aestuarii DSM 271 genomic region, the following are encoded:
- a CDS encoding GNAT family N-acetyltransferase, which yields MSGSGFNQVQKLASSHDVSIFDCGNKALNQFLQRYAFVNQKANSAQTYVCCEQGTHCVAGFYSLTVGSVEPSAAVGRLSKGLARHPVPVMILARLAVDCRHQGVGLGRALLKDALLRTAQAAELAGIRAILVHAKDDDARNWYLQWGFEQSPTDPYHLFLLIKDLLAFLKR from the coding sequence TTGAGTGGTTCGGGTTTTAACCAGGTACAGAAGCTTGCATCCAGCCACGATGTTTCGATATTCGATTGTGGAAATAAGGCCTTGAATCAGTTCCTGCAACGTTATGCTTTTGTAAACCAGAAGGCGAACAGTGCACAGACCTATGTTTGTTGTGAACAGGGAACTCATTGCGTTGCGGGTTTTTACAGCCTCACTGTCGGAAGTGTAGAACCGTCAGCGGCAGTTGGTCGACTTAGCAAAGGCCTTGCCCGGCATCCGGTGCCTGTGATGATTTTGGCGAGGCTTGCGGTTGATTGTCGTCATCAGGGTGTTGGGCTTGGTAGAGCCTTGCTTAAGGATGCTTTGTTGCGAACAGCCCAGGCTGCTGAACTTGCCGGTATAAGGGCTATTCTTGTCCATGCGAAGGACGATGATGCCCGTAACTGGTATCTGCAATGGGGATTCGAACAAAGTCCTACCGATCCTTATCACCTTTTTCTTCTGATCAAAGACCTGCTTGCCTTTCTTAAACGGTGA
- a CDS encoding DUF1778 domain-containing protein, with amino-acid sequence MATQATIKTERIDVRANLSVKQLLQEAARACHKSVSEFLLDAGVHAANQALAERRGFELDDARWQEFQELLDRPVSAPHGRMKSLLSEPGVLD; translated from the coding sequence ATGGCTACTCAAGCGACTATCAAAACTGAACGGATCGATGTCCGTGCGAATCTGTCGGTCAAGCAATTGTTGCAAGAGGCAGCAAGGGCTTGCCATAAAAGTGTCAGCGAATTTCTGTTGGATGCCGGTGTGCATGCAGCTAACCAGGCGCTTGCTGAGCGCCGAGGGTTTGAACTTGATGATGCCCGGTGGCAGGAGTTTCAAGAGCTCCTTGATAGGCCGGTTTCGGCACCTCATGGCAGGATGAAATCACTGCTTTCAGAACCGGGGGTACTTGATTGA
- a CDS encoding YdcF family protein — translation MLIFHKVLPVFVLPLGLGIVVVVLGALFRRWWLVWSGVGLLWVLGMPVTGDWMMRMVEGVDRRVDVALLEPADAVVVLGGVTVQVPGVRYGEWGDAADRFEGGVEVFRGGKAPLLVLTGAKMPWAPDARVEGELLRERALLLGVPEESVRVTGRVGNTADEAREVRKLLAGIARPRVILVTSAFHMRRAAMLFRHAGLRVDEFPVDFRTSFYDRLTVIDFLPCADGLENSELAIREMIGWLYYLLVNGEW, via the coding sequence ATGTTGATTTTTCATAAGGTGTTGCCGGTTTTTGTGTTGCCTCTTGGGTTGGGGATTGTTGTTGTTGTGTTGGGGGCTTTGTTTCGGCGGTGGTGGTTGGTTTGGTCTGGGGTTGGCTTGTTGTGGGTGTTGGGGATGCCGGTGACGGGTGATTGGATGATGAGGATGGTTGAGGGGGTGGATCGGCGGGTTGATGTGGCGTTGCTTGAGCCGGCCGATGCGGTGGTGGTGCTTGGAGGGGTTACGGTTCAGGTGCCGGGTGTGCGCTATGGGGAGTGGGGCGATGCTGCGGACCGGTTTGAAGGGGGTGTTGAGGTGTTTCGGGGCGGGAAGGCTCCGCTGCTGGTGCTGACGGGGGCGAAGATGCCGTGGGCTCCTGATGCTCGTGTTGAGGGGGAGCTGTTGCGGGAGCGAGCTTTGTTGCTTGGCGTTCCGGAGGAGTCGGTCAGGGTGACGGGTCGGGTTGGCAATACGGCTGATGAGGCACGGGAGGTGCGGAAGCTGCTGGCTGGAATTGCTCGGCCGAGGGTTATTCTGGTGACGAGTGCATTTCACATGCGTCGTGCGGCGATGCTGTTTCGCCATGCTGGTTTGCGTGTGGATGAGTTTCCTGTTGATTTCCGGACATCGTTTTACGATCGGTTGACGGTGATTGATTTTCTGCCGTGCGCTGACGGACTCGAAAACAGCGAGCTGGCTATACGGGAGATGATTGGGTGGTTGTATTATTTATTAGTGAATGGTGAATGGTGA